In Astatotilapia calliptera chromosome 23, fAstCal1.2, whole genome shotgun sequence, a genomic segment contains:
- the LOC113016385 gene encoding uncharacterized protein LOC113016385 isoform X1 encodes MDSTDSTPAAATTISLEGIVQCHKQMLIQLSGEVAALTQALAQHILLPESPPPMASSQVLMSLCIQVDDCLRARRASRKQSFRELPVSREDQPESQEAQSVREDEGEQPMQLGHSWLSLAEQQQGSQAEHKVHVRQILQRLLENRPFVKGDKCKFHVNTVAFQGYIIARGDLKPDPEKVWVIVHWPRPPNRLQLQRFLGFANFYRRFIIDFKQWTSRENKQELEAALRCIVSHNQTTWYEHSHGPVPSRLAQSGYKCFYLYCPFSLPSRALRTTGAEFTVDSRTCKQSPVISAHSSSVLKAATGGASLLDYCVTLMLSACLRTFHPCLVESWVSQCGPSWTKNPWEEEYVCWCFL; translated from the exons ATGGACTCCACAGACTCAACACCTGCTGCGGCAACCACGATCTCTCTGGAGGGAATAGTGCAATGTCACAAACAGATGTTAATTCAACTCAGCGGGGAAGTGGCAGCACTGACCCAGGCTCTCGCCCAACATATTCTGCTGCCGGAAAGCCCGCCTCCCATGGCATCTTCGCAG GTGCTTATGTCACTATGCATCCAGGTGGATGACTGCCTACGGGCGCGCCGAGCCTCACGGAAACAGTCGTTTCGGGAACTTCCAGTATCGAGGGAGGACCAGCCTGAGTCACAGGAAGCCCAGAGTGTCAGGGAGGATGAGGGGGAACAGCCAATGCAGCTAGGTCACTCGTGGCTCTCgctggctgaacaacagcaggg GTCCCAGGCAGAACACAAGGTCCATGTCCGACAGATACTTCAACGACTCCTGGAGAACAGACCGTTCGTGAAGGGTGATAAATGTAAATTCCATGTCAACACTGTGGCTTTCCAGGGTTACATCATCGCTCGGGGAGATCTGAAGCCTGACCCGGAGAAGGTTTGGGTCATTGTGCACTGGCCTCGGCCCCCCAACCGTCTCCAGCTCCAGCGCTTCCTTGGATTCGCCAATTTCTATCGGCGCTTCATTATAGACTTCA AACAATGGACAAGCAGAGAGAACAAACAGGAACTCGAAGCAGCCCTGCGGTGCATAGTCTCCCACAACCAAACCACCTGGTACGAGCATAGTCATGGCCCTGTGCCTTCCCGGCTAGCCCAGTCTGGCTACAAGTGTTTTTACCTCTATTGTCCCTTCTCACTTCCCTCTCGTGCTCTGCGCACCACCGGGGCGGAGTTCACTGTGGACTCCCGCACCTGCAAGCAATCTCCTGTGATCAGCGCTCACTCTAGCTCAGTACTTAAGGCGGCAACTGGAGGTGCCTCGTTGCTGGATTATTGTGTAACTCTT ATGCTATCCGCCTGCCTGAGGACTTTCCACCCCTGCTTGGTTGAGAGTTGGGTGAGTCAGTGTGGCCCGAGCTGGACGAAGAATCCCTGGGAGGAGGAGTAtgtgtgttggtgttttctctAA
- the LOC113016385 gene encoding uncharacterized protein LOC113016385 isoform X3: MDSTDSTPAAATTISLEGIVQCHKQMLIQLSGEVAALTQALAQHILLPESPPPMASSQVLMSLCIQVDDCLRARRASRKQSFRELPVSREDQPESQEAQSVREDEGEQPMQLGHSWLSLAEQQQGSQAEHKGYIIARGDLKPDPEKVWVIVHWPRPPNRLQLQRFLGFANFYRRFIIDFKQWTSRENKQELEAALRCIVSHNQTTWYEHSHGPVPSRLAQSGYKCFYLYCPFSLPSRALRTTGAEFTVDSRTCKQSPVISAHSSSVLKAATGGASLLDYCVTLMLSACLRTFHPCLVESWVSQCGPSWTKNPWEEEYVCWCFL, translated from the exons ATGGACTCCACAGACTCAACACCTGCTGCGGCAACCACGATCTCTCTGGAGGGAATAGTGCAATGTCACAAACAGATGTTAATTCAACTCAGCGGGGAAGTGGCAGCACTGACCCAGGCTCTCGCCCAACATATTCTGCTGCCGGAAAGCCCGCCTCCCATGGCATCTTCGCAG GTGCTTATGTCACTATGCATCCAGGTGGATGACTGCCTACGGGCGCGCCGAGCCTCACGGAAACAGTCGTTTCGGGAACTTCCAGTATCGAGGGAGGACCAGCCTGAGTCACAGGAAGCCCAGAGTGTCAGGGAGGATGAGGGGGAACAGCCAATGCAGCTAGGTCACTCGTGGCTCTCgctggctgaacaacagcaggg GTCCCAGGCAGAACACAAG GGTTACATCATCGCTCGGGGAGATCTGAAGCCTGACCCGGAGAAGGTTTGGGTCATTGTGCACTGGCCTCGGCCCCCCAACCGTCTCCAGCTCCAGCGCTTCCTTGGATTCGCCAATTTCTATCGGCGCTTCATTATAGACTTCA AACAATGGACAAGCAGAGAGAACAAACAGGAACTCGAAGCAGCCCTGCGGTGCATAGTCTCCCACAACCAAACCACCTGGTACGAGCATAGTCATGGCCCTGTGCCTTCCCGGCTAGCCCAGTCTGGCTACAAGTGTTTTTACCTCTATTGTCCCTTCTCACTTCCCTCTCGTGCTCTGCGCACCACCGGGGCGGAGTTCACTGTGGACTCCCGCACCTGCAAGCAATCTCCTGTGATCAGCGCTCACTCTAGCTCAGTACTTAAGGCGGCAACTGGAGGTGCCTCGTTGCTGGATTATTGTGTAACTCTT ATGCTATCCGCCTGCCTGAGGACTTTCCACCCCTGCTTGGTTGAGAGTTGGGTGAGTCAGTGTGGCCCGAGCTGGACGAAGAATCCCTGGGAGGAGGAGTAtgtgtgttggtgttttctctAA
- the LOC113016385 gene encoding uncharacterized protein LOC113016385 isoform X2: protein MDSTDSTPAAATTISLEGIVQCHKQMLIQLSGEVAALTQALAQHILLPESPPPMASSQVLMSLCIQVDDCLRARRASRKQSFRELPVSREDQPESQEAQSVREDEGEQPMQLGHSWLSLAEQQQGSQAEHKVHVRQILQRLLENRPFVKGDKCKFHVNTVAFQGYIIARGDLKPDPEKVWVIVHWPRPPNRLQLQRFLGFANFYRRFIIDFKQWTSRENKQELEAALRCIVSHNQTTWYEHSHGPVPSRLAQSGYKCFYLYCPFSLPSRALRTTGAEFTVDSRTCKQSPVISAHSSSVLKAATGGASLLDYCMLSACLRTFHPCLVESWVSQCGPSWTKNPWEEEYVCWCFL from the exons ATGGACTCCACAGACTCAACACCTGCTGCGGCAACCACGATCTCTCTGGAGGGAATAGTGCAATGTCACAAACAGATGTTAATTCAACTCAGCGGGGAAGTGGCAGCACTGACCCAGGCTCTCGCCCAACATATTCTGCTGCCGGAAAGCCCGCCTCCCATGGCATCTTCGCAG GTGCTTATGTCACTATGCATCCAGGTGGATGACTGCCTACGGGCGCGCCGAGCCTCACGGAAACAGTCGTTTCGGGAACTTCCAGTATCGAGGGAGGACCAGCCTGAGTCACAGGAAGCCCAGAGTGTCAGGGAGGATGAGGGGGAACAGCCAATGCAGCTAGGTCACTCGTGGCTCTCgctggctgaacaacagcaggg GTCCCAGGCAGAACACAAGGTCCATGTCCGACAGATACTTCAACGACTCCTGGAGAACAGACCGTTCGTGAAGGGTGATAAATGTAAATTCCATGTCAACACTGTGGCTTTCCAGGGTTACATCATCGCTCGGGGAGATCTGAAGCCTGACCCGGAGAAGGTTTGGGTCATTGTGCACTGGCCTCGGCCCCCCAACCGTCTCCAGCTCCAGCGCTTCCTTGGATTCGCCAATTTCTATCGGCGCTTCATTATAGACTTCA AACAATGGACAAGCAGAGAGAACAAACAGGAACTCGAAGCAGCCCTGCGGTGCATAGTCTCCCACAACCAAACCACCTGGTACGAGCATAGTCATGGCCCTGTGCCTTCCCGGCTAGCCCAGTCTGGCTACAAGTGTTTTTACCTCTATTGTCCCTTCTCACTTCCCTCTCGTGCTCTGCGCACCACCGGGGCGGAGTTCACTGTGGACTCCCGCACCTGCAAGCAATCTCCTGTGATCAGCGCTCACTCTAGCTCAGTACTTAAGGCGGCAACTGGAGGTGCCTCGTTGCTGGATTATTGT ATGCTATCCGCCTGCCTGAGGACTTTCCACCCCTGCTTGGTTGAGAGTTGGGTGAGTCAGTGTGGCCCGAGCTGGACGAAGAATCCCTGGGAGGAGGAGTAtgtgtgttggtgttttctctAA
- the LOC113016385 gene encoding uncharacterized protein LOC113016385 isoform X5 yields the protein MDSTDSTPAAATTISLEGIVQCHKQMLIQLSGEVAALTQALAQHILLPESPPPMASSQVLMSLCIQVDDCLRARRASRKQSFRELPVSREDQPESQEAQSVREDEGEQPMQLGHSWLSLAEQQQGSQAEHKVHVRQILQRLLENRPFVKGDKCKFHVNTVAFQGYIIARGDLKPDPEKVWVIVHWPRPPNRLQLQRFLGFANFYRRFIIDFNAIRLPEDFPPLLG from the exons ATGGACTCCACAGACTCAACACCTGCTGCGGCAACCACGATCTCTCTGGAGGGAATAGTGCAATGTCACAAACAGATGTTAATTCAACTCAGCGGGGAAGTGGCAGCACTGACCCAGGCTCTCGCCCAACATATTCTGCTGCCGGAAAGCCCGCCTCCCATGGCATCTTCGCAG GTGCTTATGTCACTATGCATCCAGGTGGATGACTGCCTACGGGCGCGCCGAGCCTCACGGAAACAGTCGTTTCGGGAACTTCCAGTATCGAGGGAGGACCAGCCTGAGTCACAGGAAGCCCAGAGTGTCAGGGAGGATGAGGGGGAACAGCCAATGCAGCTAGGTCACTCGTGGCTCTCgctggctgaacaacagcaggg GTCCCAGGCAGAACACAAGGTCCATGTCCGACAGATACTTCAACGACTCCTGGAGAACAGACCGTTCGTGAAGGGTGATAAATGTAAATTCCATGTCAACACTGTGGCTTTCCAGGGTTACATCATCGCTCGGGGAGATCTGAAGCCTGACCCGGAGAAGGTTTGGGTCATTGTGCACTGGCCTCGGCCCCCCAACCGTCTCCAGCTCCAGCGCTTCCTTGGATTCGCCAATTTCTATCGGCGCTTCATTATAGACTTCA ATGCTATCCGCCTGCCTGAGGACTTTCCACCCCTGCTTGGTTGA
- the LOC113016385 gene encoding uncharacterized protein LOC113016385 isoform X4, which yields MDSTDSTPAAATTISLEGIVQCHKQMLIQLSGEVAALTQALAQHILLPESPPPMASSQVLMSLCIQVDDCLRARRASRKQSFRELPVSREDQPESQEAQSVREDEGEQPMQLGHSWLSLAEQQQGSQAEHKVHVRQILQRLLENRPFVKGDKCKFHVNTVAFQGYIIARGDLKPDPEKVWVIVHWPRPPNRLQLQRFLGFANFYRRFIIDFKQWTSRENKQELEAALRCIVSHNQTTWYEHSHGPVPSRLAQSGYKCFYLYCPFSLPSRALRTTGAEFTVDSRTCKQSPVISAHSSSVLKAATGDAIRLPEDFPPLLG from the exons ATGGACTCCACAGACTCAACACCTGCTGCGGCAACCACGATCTCTCTGGAGGGAATAGTGCAATGTCACAAACAGATGTTAATTCAACTCAGCGGGGAAGTGGCAGCACTGACCCAGGCTCTCGCCCAACATATTCTGCTGCCGGAAAGCCCGCCTCCCATGGCATCTTCGCAG GTGCTTATGTCACTATGCATCCAGGTGGATGACTGCCTACGGGCGCGCCGAGCCTCACGGAAACAGTCGTTTCGGGAACTTCCAGTATCGAGGGAGGACCAGCCTGAGTCACAGGAAGCCCAGAGTGTCAGGGAGGATGAGGGGGAACAGCCAATGCAGCTAGGTCACTCGTGGCTCTCgctggctgaacaacagcaggg GTCCCAGGCAGAACACAAGGTCCATGTCCGACAGATACTTCAACGACTCCTGGAGAACAGACCGTTCGTGAAGGGTGATAAATGTAAATTCCATGTCAACACTGTGGCTTTCCAGGGTTACATCATCGCTCGGGGAGATCTGAAGCCTGACCCGGAGAAGGTTTGGGTCATTGTGCACTGGCCTCGGCCCCCCAACCGTCTCCAGCTCCAGCGCTTCCTTGGATTCGCCAATTTCTATCGGCGCTTCATTATAGACTTCA AACAATGGACAAGCAGAGAGAACAAACAGGAACTCGAAGCAGCCCTGCGGTGCATAGTCTCCCACAACCAAACCACCTGGTACGAGCATAGTCATGGCCCTGTGCCTTCCCGGCTAGCCCAGTCTGGCTACAAGTGTTTTTACCTCTATTGTCCCTTCTCACTTCCCTCTCGTGCTCTGCGCACCACCGGGGCGGAGTTCACTGTGGACTCCCGCACCTGCAAGCAATCTCCTGTGATCAGCGCTCACTCTAGCTCAGTACTTAAGGCGGCAACTGGAG ATGCTATCCGCCTGCCTGAGGACTTTCCACCCCTGCTTGGTTGA